The DNA sequence gTCCCTTTAGGGCCCTCACACATGATTCGGAGTAGCCAAACGATAAGATCTCAGAATCCAAAACAGGAATTCACATCCTAGCTCTTGCGAACAGATCACTTTCGTTCGCGAATCTCGTGCGTGTCCATTGACTGGCGTAGACAATGTTCACCTTGTTTTGGGGGACACtctttctgttgaagttcaTTTCTGTCCAAAGTCCTGTTTATCGGGAATAGCATATAGGGCTGTTAtagaacgtttttctttgtaccCCATAGGTTGTTCATTAATCTGCTTCAATGACGGTTATGCTTCATCTGACTGCTCTCACTGCGTTTGTCCTTCAGGATGGACTGGTCTTCGATGTTCTAGCGCATGTTCGTACAGTCCGATTAAAAGTGACTTAGAATCTAATTTATGTCTATAGCGCCTTGTGGAGATGTGCTGAAAGTCTCAGCAGGTTATTTGACTTCACCTGGCTTTCCTGAGGACTACGATAGAAACAGAAACTGTACTTGGACCTTTGACTCTTCGTTGTCTCCATCTGTTATCCTACTCAGAATTGTCAGCGTTGATTTGTCTGGAGCAATCAACGATTCTTTACGAATTACAGATCAAACTCAGAATTTGGCAGTGATTTACGGATCTCGACATGACTTTAGAAGCCGTGATGTCATCAAAGTGGACTCGTCCGTTGTGATAAGATTTTCGTCTGGTTCATACGTCTCGTCTCGAAGAGGCTTTTCGTTAGAGTATCATGTTTTTCCAGGTATATTGTTGTTGCCCAGTACTTTTGTGAAACACTCTTTTCAGGAATAGAACCCCAATTTATTTCCACTCCAAATGACACAACAATTTTGAAAGGTAAAACGgtgtcgtttttttgcttctcGTCTGGCTTTCCCCAGCCTACTGTTCGGTGGGAAAAAGACGGTGAGAACGTGACTCTGCCTGAGGGTAGTGAGAACGGGGAACTTCGTATTCAAAATGCTAACGAGGCTACGGATTCTGGTCTCTACGATTGTATAGCTGAAAACTACTTAGGATCAGTCAGACACCAGTTCTTTGTTGCAGTTCATGGTATCTTCTGTATCTTAGAAGGTATTTGGTCAAAGGTAACGTTTTCTGATTTCTTAGTTCCTCCAGTGATTACTCACGCACCTGTTGATGCTGTTTTTGATTATTACCTTTCTTCCGAGTACGTCTACTTTCGGTGTGATGCGTATGGAATCCCGGAACCGGAAATCTACTGGAAGAAGGTATAGTGGTCAGTACCAGcagtctcttctttcagtttcaCCCTCGACCTTTATAGGATGGGAAATTCATTCGAAATCCTTCGTTTCCGGACAGCGTCAGTCGATGGATCAGGGTTCGCGTAAGCTCAAAAAAGTTTGGTAAGTACAGCTGCTACGCCAATAATTCGGTCGGGGCGGTGGAGTCGTCGTCTGCTGTTTTTTCTGGAAAGAATGCTTCAGGTGAGGCATGATTCAAAAGTATGAGCTTCACTACGTCAGTTTTATAGACATTTTGTTTCATGGCGACATATACATGTATGGCAGCAACTCCTGGGTCAATACTAATTCATCTGTggcgttttatttttattcgtGCTGTGGAAGTGAAATCCAAATTCGGAGAATATTCCGAGATGGAATTTCCTTAAATGctttgaaatttgaaggaCTTGACACGACATTTAACTCTGGTCAGTATGTTTCATTTGATTACGCTACAGCTAGCGATTCTGGAGTTTACAAGTTCGAGATTCAGGTTCTTGTATATCACCAGTACGTTTTCGAGACATATCTCTTCTCTTATATGCACACGAAAGGTTAATTCTTATGCATGCAAATATGTATGTTATGTGATAGCACTCTTTAGCTTTTCCTCGGCCTGTGATGTTTTCTCCTTCGCAAAGATATCCGTTTCATCCTGATAAATCACTTCTCTTAGTCTGCACCGAGCGGCAGAGCTATCCTCGTTCTTCTTTacaattttttctaaacGGCGTCAAAATGAATCAAACAGGGCCCTCCCACTATATCTATGTCTACGACAGGAGATTATATTTGTTTGTTCGAAACTTAACAGACATCATTACAAATAGGATGACCTATTACAATAATTGGCTACATGCTATAGGCGCAAATTTCACTTGTCAAGCCACAATGACGTACTTTGGTCAGGCCAAAAATGCGTCAGTTTTGATCGGTAAGTGTTAGTAACGTGTGCGGAATTATTAGCTGGTCATATTTGTATTGTAGACTATCCATATTATATCAGATATCACGGAAACTTTTGGTCTCTTTGGTCATCTATAACTCATTGCAGTGTGACTTGTGGCAGAAATTCAGGTTTTCGTCTGAGATACAGAACGTGTTACTTTGTAGAAAACTATCGATATCCTTGTTACGGTGGTCAAAACGAGGTCGAAGCGTGTTTTAGTCGCCAAAACTGCAGCTCAGTTACAGGCAAGTGCACTCAGAAAAAAGCCGTGGGTGCTTACATTGGCTGcttctttaatttttagattcTCCATCGGCAGCTAGTAACAGTACGAACATTACTGCAATCGAatctgcgacgacgcgtctgCCAACTCAGAAAGCCGGTAGTTTAGTATTAACTTTTCATTGTTATTTTATTGAGTggtaatttctttttttgaaggaGAGCTGTCAGCGGGAGTGGCCTCTGCTGTAACGCTAGCGGCAGTGCTAGTTGCTATGAGTGCTCTTGCCGTAATCATTGTGGTGAttttcaagaagaaaaagatttctttttgtcaGTCGCCTAGAGCCGAAGCTGACAGGCCAACTGCTCCTCAGGCATCAGCAGCAAACGCCTATTTGTCAAGACCAGCAATTTTGGAAGC is a window from the Oscarella lobularis chromosome 10, ooOscLobu1.1, whole genome shotgun sequence genome containing:
- the LOC136192040 gene encoding hemicentin-1-like isoform X2, which translates into the protein MFTLFWGTLFLLKFISVQSCSLICFNDGYASSDCSHCVCPSGWTGLRCSSASPCGDVLKVSAGYLTSPGFPEDYDRNRNCTWTFDSSLSPSVILLRIVSVDLSGAINDSLRITDQTQNLAVIYGSRHDFRSRDVIKVDSSVVIRFSSGSYVSSRRGFSLEYHVFPGIEPQFISTPNDTTILKGKTVSFFCFSSGFPQPTVRWEKDGENVTLPEGSENGELRIQNANEATDSGLYDCIAENYLGSVRHQFFVAVHVPPVITHAPVDAVFDYYLSSEYVYFRCDAYGIPEPEIYWKKDGKFIRNPSFPDSVSRWIRVRVSSKKFGKYSCYANNSVGAVESSSAVFSGKNASDILFHGDIYMYGSNSWVNTNSSVAFYFYSCCGSEIQIRRIFRDGISLNALKFEGLDTTFNSGQYVSFDYATASDSGVYKFEIQVLVYHQYVFETYLFSYMHTKAFPRPVMFSPSQRYPFHPDKSLLLVCTERQSYPRSSLQFFLNGVKMNQTGPSHYIYVYDRRLYLFVRNLTDIITNRMTYYNNWLHAIGANFTCQATMTYFGQAKNASVLIDYPYYIRYHGNFWSLWSSITHCSVTCGRNSGFRLRYRTCYFVENYRYPCYGGQNEVEACFSRQNCSSVTDSPSAASNSTNITAIESATTRLPTQKAGELSAGVASAVTLAAVLVAMSALAVIIVVIFKKKKISFCQSPRAEADRPTAPQASAANAYLSRPAILEAKMQSNVSVRNVDLNDAGRGQEMTVLPVYEDVQDFSPEKKDKIKWTTTSLYETVNVQVTVQSDASD
- the LOC136192040 gene encoding hemicentin-1-like isoform X3, whose translation is MFTWTWWTLFLLKFISVQSCSFVCFNDGYASSDCSHCVCPSGWTGLRCSSSSPCGDVLKASAGYLTSPGFPEDYDRNRNCTWTFDSSLSPSVILLRIVDVDLSGAINDSLRITDRTQNLAVIYRYRRDFRDGDVIKVDSSVVIRFVSGSHVSSRRSFVVEYQVFPGIEPQFISTPNDTTILKGKTVSFFCFSSGFPQPTVRWEKDGENVTLPEGSENGELRIQNANEATDSGLYDCIAENYLGSVRHQFFVAVHVPPVITHAPVDAVFDYYLSSEYVYFRCDAYGIPEPEIYWKKDGKFIRNPSFPDSVSRWIRVRVSSKKFGKYSCYANNSVGAVESSSAVFSGKNASDILFHGDIYMYGSNSWVNTNSSVAFYFYSCCGSEIQIRRIFRDGISLNALKFEGLDTTFNSGQYVSFDYATASDSGVYKFEIQVLVYHQYVFETYLFSYMHTKAFPRPVMFSPSQRYPFHPDKSLLLVCTERQSYPRSSLQFFLNGVKMNQTGPSHYIYVYDRRLYLFVRNLTDIITNRMTYYNNWLHAIGANFTCQATMTYFGQAKNASVLIDYPYYIRYHGNFWSLWSSITHCSVTCGRNSGFRLRYRTCYFVENYRYPCYGGQNEVEACFSRQNCSSVTDSPSAASNSTNITAIESATTRLPTQKAGELSAGVASAVTLAAVLVAMSALAVIIVVIFKKKKISFCQSPRAEADRPTAPQASAANAYLSRPAILEAKMQSNVSVRNVDLNDAGRGQEMTVLPVYEDVQDFSPEKKDKIKWTTTSLYETVNVQVTVQSDASD